DNA sequence from the Sulfurimonas sp. HSL3-7 genome:
ACAAAATGGTAGAACGTTATTCACGCCCCGAAATGGCTGAAAAATGGACACAGTATGCTCGATATGCAGCATGGCTAGAAGTAGAGAAAGCAGCGGTAAAAGCCTGGGCAAAACTTGGAAAGATCCCTCAAGAGGATGCAGACAAGATCGTTAAAAATGCGAAGTTCTCCGTAGAGCGTATCGAAGAGATCGAAGCGGTCACCAAACATGACCTGATCGCATTTAACACCAGCGTTGCCGAGAGCCTTGGTGATGAGTCGCGATGGTTCCACTATGGTATGACAAGTTCAGATGCAGTTGATACAGGTGTAGCACTACAGATGAGAGACTCTTTAAACATTATCATCGATGATGTTAAGATGTTGATGGAGTCGATCAAGAAACGTGCCGAAGAGCATAAGTTCACGTTGATGGTAGGACGAAGTCATGGTATCCATGGTGAGCCTATAACTTTCGGTTTGACGTTGGCGGTTTGGTATGATGAAGTCGCACGTCACTTGAAAAACCTTGAAGAGACGATGGATGTTATCTCTGTAGGACAGATCTCAGGCGCTATGGGTAACTTTGCACACGCACCTCTTGAACTTGAAGAATATGCGATGGCAGAGCTTGGCCTTAAACCTGAACCATGTTCAAACCAGGTCGTACATAGGGATAGATACGCTCGTCTTGCTACTGCCTTGGCACTGCTGGCTTCTTCCGTTGAGAAGTTCGCTGTTCAAGTAAGACACCTGCAAAGAACGGAAGTATATGAGGCTGAAGAATATTTTGCAAAAGGGCAGAAAGGTTCTTCTGCTATGCCACACAAACGTAACCCGATCCTAACAGAAAACGTAACAGGCCTTGCACGCATGATCCGTGCGTATGCAAATCCTGCTATGGAAAACGTAGCATTATGGCATGAGCGTGATATCTCTCACTCATCAAGTGAACGTTTCTGGCTGCCGGATGCGTTCATCACGACTGACTTTATGCTGCACCGTATGAACAGTGTTATCGCAAACCTGACGGTCTATCCTGAGAACATGATGAAGAACCTGAACCTGACGGGCGGTCTGGTCTTCTCTCAGCGTGTCCTTCTTGAGCTGCCTCTAAAAGGTGTCAGCCGTGAAGATGCCTACAGGATCGTTCAGCGCAATGCGATGAAAGTATGGGAAGAGATCCAGCAGGGCAAACCGACGACTAACGAAAAAGGCGAGAGTCTCTATCTTAACCATCTGTTAGCCGACGAAGAGCTGCGCGCAAGCTTGGACGAAAATGCGATCCGTGAATGTTTCAACTATGATTACTACACGAAAAACGTGGATGCGATCTTTAAACGCGTATTTAAGTAAAGCTGTAATTATTACAAGCTATCATTAATAAAAATTATGTGCCAAGGGAAAAAATGATCACGATTATTAAACGTAACGGTCGACGAGAAACGCTCGATATCGCCAAAATTCAGAAGTACACTTCGGCTGCGGTAGAGGGTCTCAGCAATGTCAGTCAGAGTGAGCTTGAGGTGGATGCACAGCTCCACTTCCGTGACGGCATCACATCAAAAGAGATCCAGGAAACACTGATCAAGACGGCCGTCGACAAGATCGATATCGATGCGCCTAACTGGACCTTTGTAGCAGCACGTCTTTTCCTTTTCGATCTTTACCACCAGGTCAACGGTTTTACGGGCTATGACAGCTTGGAGAAGTATTTTGAACGCGGCGAACAAGAGGGACGTATTCTTCTTGGATTACGCGACAAGTACGACCTTGAAGAACTGGACAAACACATTGTTCCAGAACGCGATATGCTTTTCAACTACCTTGGCGTCAAAACCCTTTACGACCGTTACCTGATCAAAGACGGCAAGCGCAAGCCTATCGAATTACCGCAGCATATGTTCATGGGCATCGCAATGTTTCTGGCGCAGAACGAAGAGAACAGAGAAGAGTGGGCCATCAAGTTTTACGACATGATCTCCAAGTTTGAAATCATGCTTGCGACACCGACACTTTCAAACGCACGTACGCCGCGCCACCAGCTCAGCTCCTGTTATATCGGATCGACTCCGGACAACATCGAAGGAATCTTTGACGGCTACAAAGAGATGGCGCTGCTCTCTAAATTCGGCGGCGGTATCGGCTGGGATTGGACGCAGGTCCGCTCTATCGGTTCCTACATCGATGGTCACCAGAATGCGGCCGGCGGTACGGTTCCGTTTTTGAAGATCACCAATGATGTTGCCATTGCTGTTGACCAGCTCGGTACCCGCAAGGGCGCAATCGCCGTTTACCTTGAACCATGGCATATCGACATCAATGATTTCCTTGATCTAAAAAAGAACTCGGGTGAGGAACGCCGCCGTGCGCACGACCTCTTCCCTTCACTCTGGATCAGCGATCTCTTTATGAAACGTGTCGAGGAGGATGCGATCTGGACCCTTTTTGATCCATACCAGACACGTGACTTGACAAACCTTTACGGCGAAGCGTTTGAGAAACGTTATGTTGAATATGAAAACGACGAAAACATTATCAAAGAGACGGTCAAGGCAAAAGATCTCTGGCGCAAGATCCTGACCTCCTACTTTGAATCGGGCAGCCCGTTCCTCTGTTTTAAAGACAATGCTAACCGTGCTAACCCGAATGACCACTACGGCATTATCAGAAGTTCTAACCTCTGTACCGAGATCTTCCAAAACACCAACCCTAACCACTACCTGATCAAGCTCAAGTTTGAAGAGGGTGATTTCCTGACATTCGAAGAAGACGAACTGATCAAGGTCGACAGCGGTATTGAAAAACCGGCTAACAAGGTCACGGCGCTCGACAGCATCGGCGGACGTCAGATCTTCATCGTGGAAAAAGAGAAGATCGACGGGGCAACGGCTGTCTGTAACCTGGCCTCGGTCAACCTCTCGCGTATCAACAAAAAAGAGGATATCGAACGCATCGTTCCGGTTGCCATGCGGGCACTTGACAACGTTATTGATCTTAACTTCTATCCATTAGAGAAGGTCAAACGCACAAACATGCGTTCGCGCTCCGTCGGTCTTGGTGTTATGGGTGAAGCCCAGATGTTAGCCGAAGCCGGCATCAGCTGGGGAAGCCAGGAACATTTCGACAAAGTCGATGAAGTGATGGAAGCCGTGAGCTATAACGCGATCAAAGCATCATCCGATCTTGCAGTCGAAAAAGGTTCTTATCCTGAGTTTGAAGGCTCAAAATGGAGTCGAGGCATCCTTCCGATGGATCATGCCAATGCGGAAGTTCGCAACCTTGTCGACCGCGGCGGTCTCTTTGCTTCAACGTATGAGTGGGATGAACTGCGCGAAACGATCAAGAAAAACGGTATGCGTAACGGCTACCTGATGGCTGTCGCACCGACATCTTCGATCTCGATCCTGACCGGTACGACACAGGCGATTGAACCGGTCTATAAACGTAAATGGTACGAAGAGAACCTT
Encoded proteins:
- the purB gene encoding adenylosuccinate lyase, producing the protein MVERYSRPEMAEKWTQYARYAAWLEVEKAAVKAWAKLGKIPQEDADKIVKNAKFSVERIEEIEAVTKHDLIAFNTSVAESLGDESRWFHYGMTSSDAVDTGVALQMRDSLNIIIDDVKMLMESIKKRAEEHKFTLMVGRSHGIHGEPITFGLTLAVWYDEVARHLKNLEETMDVISVGQISGAMGNFAHAPLELEEYAMAELGLKPEPCSNQVVHRDRYARLATALALLASSVEKFAVQVRHLQRTEVYEAEEYFAKGQKGSSAMPHKRNPILTENVTGLARMIRAYANPAMENVALWHERDISHSSSERFWLPDAFITTDFMLHRMNSVIANLTVYPENMMKNLNLTGGLVFSQRVLLELPLKGVSREDAYRIVQRNAMKVWEEIQQGKPTTNEKGESLYLNHLLADEELRASLDENAIRECFNYDYYTKNVDAIFKRVFK
- a CDS encoding ribonucleoside-diphosphate reductase subunit alpha, whose protein sequence is MITIIKRNGRRETLDIAKIQKYTSAAVEGLSNVSQSELEVDAQLHFRDGITSKEIQETLIKTAVDKIDIDAPNWTFVAARLFLFDLYHQVNGFTGYDSLEKYFERGEQEGRILLGLRDKYDLEELDKHIVPERDMLFNYLGVKTLYDRYLIKDGKRKPIELPQHMFMGIAMFLAQNEENREEWAIKFYDMISKFEIMLATPTLSNARTPRHQLSSCYIGSTPDNIEGIFDGYKEMALLSKFGGGIGWDWTQVRSIGSYIDGHQNAAGGTVPFLKITNDVAIAVDQLGTRKGAIAVYLEPWHIDINDFLDLKKNSGEERRRAHDLFPSLWISDLFMKRVEEDAIWTLFDPYQTRDLTNLYGEAFEKRYVEYENDENIIKETVKAKDLWRKILTSYFESGSPFLCFKDNANRANPNDHYGIIRSSNLCTEIFQNTNPNHYLIKLKFEEGDFLTFEEDELIKVDSGIEKPANKVTALDSIGGRQIFIVEKEKIDGATAVCNLASVNLSRINKKEDIERIVPVAMRALDNVIDLNFYPLEKVKRTNMRSRSVGLGVMGEAQMLAEAGISWGSQEHFDKVDEVMEAVSYNAIKASSDLAVEKGSYPEFEGSKWSRGILPMDHANAEVRNLVDRGGLFASTYEWDELRETIKKNGMRNGYLMAVAPTSSISILTGTTQAIEPVYKRKWYEENLSGLIPVVVPNLSPETWSYYTPAYDLDQRILIKAGAIRQKWIDQGQSLNVFITLDKASGKYLNDIYMLAWKLGIKSTYYLRSQSPETSGDVEDRSMECVGCQ